A part of Tigriopus californicus strain San Diego chromosome 10, Tcal_SD_v2.1, whole genome shotgun sequence genomic DNA contains:
- the LOC131888544 gene encoding protein unzipped-like — MAQRWLMFLMLVLATLVRAGGQHASVKSKYGQLVTSSTLTWKSVNTFDIKSNAVQLEDAVPSGTSGASKDSVVCRAEHHGTVVTGRTISGAYCAIGFVNKVYKKEKFDILVNEDKAAKLEWTPYGKFLAVPEGAVAGVDMNSNRDHLFIGRHLSNQGEYLSGAIQVPLSSYSFGSMVAFDDSGRVLEVSRGDVMVEVEPKRYELLLKEKTDTGSGLKPKVTRQDIVLAKSSLFRFDEGKDREARLQKVLSYDYEKSEYYGQIPGMIRALPATIKLSNGQIHSILWGLPEKSKQTETLMVGHALRHQTAVDVSVVGVLITEEHSYSADLTTVFPDGSRQHRHVSGVLQRRYLNNIRPEYSRVYRIKDSIIVSAKPDEFTSRATPVDEGYSTSWGPPQSQPQSPHFNSESQTSDGSRPKPRDLYGNSESQQAVVAPTSASSKLGDKTFLATNLLILSMTLFFTV, encoded by the exons ATGGCCCAAAGGTGGTTGATGTTCTTGATGCTGGTCTTGGCCACTCTGGTGAGAGCGGGGGGTCAGCATGCCTCTGTCAAGTCCAAGTATGGACAACTGGTCACATCATCCACGCTGACGTGGAAATCTGTGAACACGTTTGATATCAAGTCCAACGCCGTCCAACTGGAGGACGCCGTCccaagtggaacaagtggaGCATCCAAAGACTCAGTGGTCTGCCGCGCGGAACATCATGGAACCGTGGTCACGGGGCGAACCATTTCCGGAGCCTATTGTGCCATTGGCTTTGTCAATAAAGTCTACAA GAAGGAAAAGTTCGACATTTTAGTGAATGAGGATAAGGCGGCTAAGCTGGAATGGACTCCTTACGGCAAGTTCTTAGCCGTGCCCGAGGGTGCCGTCGCTGGAGTGGATATGAACTCCAATAGGGATCATCTATTCATTGGCaggcatttgagcaatcaaGGCGAATATTTAAGTGGGGCCATTCAAGTGCCACTTTCATCGTACTCATTTGGCTCAATGGTGGCCTTCGACGACTCAGGTCGCGTACTTGAGGTGTCGAGAGGCGATGTTATGGTAGAGGTGGAACCCAAACGCTACGAACTGCTACTTAAGGAGAAAACGGACACCGGATCCGGGCTTAAACCGAAAGTGACCAGGCAGGACATTGTCTTAGCAAAGTCATCGTTattcagatttgatgaaggcAAAGATAGGGAGGCACGTCTACAGAAGGTCCTCTCCTACGACTACGAGAAGTCGGAATATTACGGACAG ATTCCTGGCATGATTCGAGCCCTACCTGCAAccatcaaattgagcaatggcCAAATCCACTCCATCCTCTGGGGTTTGCCAGAAAAGTCCAAGCAAACAGAAACCTTGATGGTGGGCCATGCTCTTCGTCATCAAACTGCTGTGGACGTATCTGTAGTAGGTGTGCTGATTACCGAGGAGCATTCCTATTCAGCTGATCTGACCACAGTTTTTCCGGACGGTAGCCGGCAACATCGCCATGTTAGTGGCGTACTCCAAAGGCGATACCTCAATAACATACGCCCCGAGTACAGTCGGGTTTACCGGATCAAAGACTCCATTATTGTGAGTGCCAAGCCCGATGAGTTCACTTCCAGGGCCACCCCTGTCGACGAGGGGTACTCTACTTCTTGGGGACCCCCGCAATCGCAGCCCCAATCACCCCACTTCAATTCTGAATCACAGACATCCGACGGATCTCGACCCAAGCCTCGAGACCTGTATGGAAACTCCGAAAGTCAACAAGCCGTTGTAGCGCCGACCTCCGCGTCGTCTAAACTGGGTGACAAAACCTTTTTGGCCACTAATTTGCTGATTTTATCAATGACGCTCTTTTTCACAGTGTGA
- the LOC131888540 gene encoding myosin-11-like, with product MSFSRAPVKRYYDDIPNLPGPMDYDPKELDKKGKGVADVRSCRFPALAGATTPGPGQYDTTTKTFRARQPDSLNSSNASNESDVFRTPRPTLATPRSVIKVKRSTSNSSLGSVAPDLWREKCQDLEKQIKVLEAALADALKAQDESAHLEDVIQELRAEITNQKEELEAKLNSLQDLVREREQMKQEWLKLEEEKTGCDQKIQTLKQQLELLTQDNENHRQKLMDEQRSLEEKSTFLHFTQEQLNFQLDLKDDLVRQLEAETGRLKEEVASLHHRLESEMKEMSEAYSKDNAEALEAFKLLKHEKDKLVVDKFMLVSQAALENAKLVDENMTLLGERNDLKIKIEDLNEELKSVREEMEELRAQIDVHENDKQVLEDEMQSILKEKSNIALDLAEVTREKMKVDQDLAGLEEDYTTLLTEVKTVKDSLRALEVARVRSQDDQEAQNSQILVLSETLKKKEDQVTVLQGEVQELEMKTNSLQGSLSAALFESANLETEKQDLTAHVEKMEASVHDYITKCQGLEIECEGLSSSKADLNETCIILENRMKVERNEKMEALQELEQLKSDKQKLALELQGSIDELIEANESLTQAQRDLEQTNEELDIENQSLRALLEQTKTDLETKEREQNQLIEMNQELSSQVSENLRTLKTVQDHCEELEKRNQELKSDLQNEQAGFESELQNHWAAEDEILQLRAELDRIHSEREESLEKMGLDAKEREGLERQIQTLSTDLSNMESERDNALNDLNVAQADLEERGKILHKVITNSKENASKIEQYNGRLKASENALREAHEKLNDMADYQSCFDKVMAEKNEAEAFLQQYIDEAEESSRAIQSMKDEAAEREKTIDELKQELNTLAGEVNPIREESKSFKDKYEALLAMIEPYKDQLETFEMERNALMSQNQATHEQLKELAIQQAQQLGHQNHKQKINLLVKIKGENVEMKKEMTKLHLELDKLRRAHRKYETTHPNPTCCKAKALGSSTSVTISTTSTAGVRKSEMMAKENVGPGPRPDRNSNKIVIRGQDLNPGSRGASPLGHRNRK from the coding sequence ATGTCATTCTCGCGTGCCCCTGTGAAGCGGTACTACGATGATATTCCAAATCTGCCCGGTCCTATGGATTATGATCCCAAGGAATTGGACAAGAAGGGCAAAGGGGTGGCCGATGTCAGATCATGCCGATTTCCCGCCCTCGCCGGAGCCACCACCCCGGGTCCGGGTCAATATGACACGACTACCAAGACATTTAGGGCGCGACAACCAGATTCCTTGAATTCCAGTAATGCGAGTAACGAGAGCGACGTGTTCAGAACGCCTCGCCCCACCTTGGCCACACCCCGGTCCGTGATCAAGGTCAAGCGCAGTACGTCCAATTCGTCTTTGGGCAGTGTTGCCCCGGATTTGTGGCGGGAGAAGTGCCAAGATTTGGAGAAACAGATCAAAGTGTTGGAAGCGGCCTTGGCCGATGCCCTGAAGGCCCAGGATGAATCGGCTCATTTGGAGGATGTCATCCAGGAACTGAGGGCGGAGATCACGaaccaaaaagaagaactGGAGGCCAAATTGAACTCGCTGCAGGATCTAGTGAGAGAGCGAGAACAAATGAAGCAAGAGTGGCTCAAGTTGGAGGAAGAGAAAACCGGCTGCGATCAGAAGATCCAAACGCTCAAGCAACAGTTGGAGCTCTTGACCCAAGATAATGAGAACCATCGCCAGAAATTGATGGACGAACAGCGCAGTTTAGAGGAGAAGAGCACTTTCCTCCATTTCACACAAGAACAGCTCAATTTCCAGCTCGATTTGAAAGATGACCTCGTGAGGCAACTCGAGGCCGAGACCGGGCGCTTGAAGGAAGAGGTGGCCTCACTCCATCATCGGTTGGAGTCcgaaatgaaggaaatgtCTGAAGCCTATTCGAAAGACAATGCCGAGGCCTTGGAAGCTTTCAAGCTACTAAAGCACGAGAAAGATAAACTCGTGGTGGACAAGTTTATGCTGGTCTCCCAAGCAGCCCTGGAAAACGCCAAATTGGTCGATGAAAACATGACACTCTTGGGCGAGCGCAACGACCTCAAGATCAAGATCGAAGACCTCAATGAGGAATTGAAGAGTGTCAGAGAAGAAATGGAGGAACTCAGAGCCCAGATTGACGTCCATGAGAACGACAAGCAGGTCCTGGAAGATGAAATGCAATCAATCTTGAAAGAGAAGTCGAATATTGCCCTCGATTTGGCCGAGGTCACCCGGGAGAAGATGAAAGTGGACCAAGACTTGGCAGGATTGGAGGAGGATTACACTACCCTCCTCACAGAAGTCAAGACCGTCAAGGACAGTTTGAGGGCTTTGGAAGTCGCCCGAGTTCGCTCTCAGGACGACCAAGAGGCGCAAAATTCTCAAATCCTCGTTTTGTCCGAGACTctcaagaagaaggaagatCAAGTCACCGTTTTGCAAGGGGAAGTCCAGGAGCTGGAGATGAAAACCAATTCACTGCAAGGCTCTCTGAGTGCCGCTTTGTTCGAATCGGCCAACCTGGAAACTGAAAAGCAAGATTTGACAGCACACGTCGAGAAGATGGAGGCTTCTGTCCACGATTACATCACCAAATGTCAAGGCCTGGAGATCGAATGCGAAGGTCTGTCGAGCTCCAAGGCTGATCTAAATGAGACTTGTATCATTTTGGAGAACCGCATGAAGGTCGAAAGAAACGAGAAGATGGAAGCGCTTCAAGAGCTGGAGCAACTGAAATCTGACAAGCAAAAATTGGCCTTGGAGCTCCAAGGCAGCATAGACGAGCTGATTGAAGCCAACGAGAGCCTAACCCAGGCTCAAAGAGACTTGGAGCAAACCAACGAGGAACTGGATATTGAGAACCAATCTTTGAGAGCCTTGTTGGAGCAAACCAAGACCGACCTCGAGACCAAAGAGCGCGAGCAAAACCAACTGATCGAAATGAACCAGGAGCTCTCCTCTCAGGTGTCTGAGAACCTTCGCACCCTCAAGACTGTGCAAGATCATTGTGAAGAGCTAGAGAAGAGGAACCAGGAACTGAAGAGTGACCTCCAAAATGAACAGGCCGGCTTTGAATCAGAGCTCCAAAATCATTGGGCTGCCGAGGACGAAATTCTTCAGCTTCGAGCCGAGTTGGATCGAATCCATAGCGAGCGCGAGGAGAGCCTGGAAAAAATGGGCCTTGATGCCAAGGAACGGGAAGGTTTGGAACGACAGATCCAGACGCTCTCGACGGATTTGTCCAACATGGAGTCCGAACGAGATAACGCCCTCAATGACTTGAATGTAGCGCAAGCGGACCTGGAGGAACGAGGCAAGATCCTTCACAAAGTGATCACAAACAGCAAGGAGAATGCCAGCAAAATCGAACAATACAACGGGCGATTGAAGGCCTCCGAAAATGCTTTGCGAGAAGCTCATGAGAAATTGAATGACATGGCCGACTATCAAAGCTGCTTCGACAAGGTCATGGCGGAGAAGAACGAGGCCGAAGCGTTTCTTCAGCAATACATCGACGAAGCCGAAGAGAGTTCAAGAGCCATCCAAAGCATGAAAGACGAAGCCGCGGAGAGAGAGAAGACTATCGATGAGTTAAAACAGGAGCTAAATACTCTCGCCGGTGAGGTGAACCCCATCCGAGAAGAATCCAAAAGCTTCAAGGACAAATATGAGGCCCTACTGGCAATGATTGAGCCGTACAAAGACCAACTCGAGACCTTCGAGATGGAACGCAACGCGCTCATGAGCCAGAATCAGGCCACCCACGAACAGCTCAAAGAGTTGGCCATTCAGCAAGCCCAACAATTGGGGCACCAGAACCACAAGCAAAAGATCAATCTTCTTGTGAAGATCAAGGGCGAGAACGTcgagatgaaaaaagagatgACCAAGCTCCACTTGGAGTTGGACAAACTGCGACGCGCTCATCGAAAGTACGAAACCACGCATCCGAACCCGACTTGTTGCAAAGCCAAGGCACTTGGATCTTCTACCTCCGTAACAATCTCGACAACCTCCACAGCCGGTGTCCGGAAATCCGAGATGATGGCCAAGGAGAACGTGGGCCCAGGTCCAAGACCCGATCGAAACAGTAATAAGATTGTGATTCGGGGACAGGATTTGAACCCGGGTTCTCGCGGAGCCTCTCCCTTAGGCCATCGCAACCGCAAGTGA
- the LOC131888546 gene encoding probable protein phosphatase 2C T23F11.1 has product MGQTLSEPITAKESASLQSSRVKVGSSSMQGWRISMEDAHTHILQLTEDKDAMFFGVYDGHGGGKIAAYVSKHLHKIILKQPEYQKGDIETAIAKGFLECDETMRTEESLKDEMSGSTAITALVRDNKVFINNVGDSRCIAGVSGKALALSVDHKPQDEKEHQRIVNAGGFVEFNRVNGNLALSRALGDFAFKTNTTLPAEEQVVSSCPDIVVREIGDDWDFILLACDGIWDVLTNQDVADFVIKRIGEGKEPEVICEELMTKCLAPDSTMGGLGCDNMTVILVCLLQDKPYQRLVDKCAKLAANLASERNQEEGDQLNGSGENGTDPKTTNGHAIDSPVSSTPSSFSSSATSPSSIQGNDEGEGAESQDKRSKLEPMAAKTTTSPTSSDTQATVEPGADG; this is encoded by the exons ATGGGACAGACCCTATCCGAGCCGATCACGGCCAAGGAGTCGGCCTCGCTGCAAAGTTCACGGGTTAAAGTGGGATCTTCATCCATGCAAGGCTGGAGGATCTCTATGGAAGATGCTCACACTCACATTCTTCAACTCACCGAAGACAAAGACGCCATGTTCTTCGGAG TTTACGATGGACACGGAGGCGGCAAGATTGCTGCATacgtttcaaaacatttgcacaaaatcaTCCTCAAACAGCCAGAATACCAGAAAGGAGATATCGAAACGGCCATCGCCAAG GGCTTTCTTGAATGTGACGAGACCATGAGGACGGAGGAATCCCTCAAGGATGAGATGTCCGGTTCCACTGCCATCACAGCTCTTGTGAG GGACAACAAGGTGTTCATCAACAACGTGGGCGACAGTCGTTGCATCGCGGGTGTGAGTGGCAAGGCCTTGGCCCTCTCCGTGGACCACAAACCGCAAGACGAGAAAGAACACCAACGGATTGTGAACGCCGGAGGTTTTGTCGAATTCAATCGAGTCAACGGCAACCTGGCCCTGAGTCGTGCCTTGGGCGATTTTGCCTTCAAGACCAACACCACGCTCCCCGCGGAAGAGCAGGTGGTATCCAGTTGTCCGGACATTGTGGTGCGCGAGATCGGGGACGACTGGGATTTCATTCTCCTGGCCTGCGACGGCATCTGGGATGTCCTCACCAACCAGGACGTGGCGGACTTTGTGATCAAACGCATTGGCGAGGGCAAGGAGCCCGAAGTGATCTGTGAAGAGCTCATGACCAAGTGCTTGGCTCCGGACAGCACGATGGGCGGGTTAGGCTGCGACAACATGACCGTCATCCTAGTCTGTTTGCTTCAAGACAAGCCCTACCAAAG ATTGGTGGACAAATGCGCGAAACTGGCTGCGAATTTGGCGTCGGAGCGTAATCAGGAGGAAGGCGACCAGCTCAATGGTTCCGGTGAAAATGGGACTGACCCGAAAACCACCAATGGTCATGCCATCGACTCCCCCGTCTCCTCCACCCCCTCGTCTTTTTCCTCAAGTGCCACATCTCCTTCCTCTATTCAGGGAAACGATGAGGGCGAAGGGGCCGAAAGTCAAGACAAGCGGTCCAAATTGGAACCGATGGCGGCCAAGACGACCACCTCACCGACCTCTTCGGATACTCAAGCCACCGTGGAACCGGGCGCGGATGgatag